From a single Aquincola tertiaricarbonis genomic region:
- a CDS encoding translocation/assembly module TamB domain-containing protein, with amino-acid sequence MATDLPPDAPRTPPPTPAPRLRTLRGTAWRWALLSLLALLVLLGLAVAGAAWLLRTPAGNAWVLGRVPGLVVQQPQGVFSGGPYATPRLSYTGADGLQVTIENLRWQDLRWRFRPSEGTLLGLVLQAPQADRVVVRTAPTPEPPPAQPPLQRPGSLRLPLELQVQNLAVGSVLVDDQPAITDVAASLHLGADRNRSHLLQGLRLTRDGLQLSADGRIGTQDDMAVQMQAALRSAPDSSFPVEADVQANGPLDRIGLTAALRATGTDGAAQATPGKVDLQATVTPFAAWPLGTLTARLQALDLAPLANGLPTTRLDGDVRVDSAGANQPAEITLQLTNGLPGRWDEMRLPLQGLQLTLQGTPSDRSTLSFTRLQADLPAAGRVEGSGRWQADALQLDLQLAGVQPAQLDARAAAMTVSGPLALSVRGLPSPDGSPAPAGAPLVAALRGTLDGRLAQPQAPRARVVVDAEVTRQPNGQLLAEVNQLQASAGAARAQAKARFEMAPAGAWSLDTSGSFTAFDPTPWIPGPAGSAWRKGPHKLDGHWKANANLPATAAAHTPLLQAVRGTADLALRNSLLAGVPLDGTLNWKATGVQQLSARLDAAGNRLELEGQTGGAPAADRWQGRLDAPALAALAPLGGLSPALQAWMPKAGTAEGRFQLQGRWPALQTDGNLQVNGLVTGDARLQRLVASWQASADANAPLSLDLQAQGLAQGVQRLDNLKAVIDGSLARHRFSLEADSPVRPPAWADVAEARRTPRGAAGTAGTALLLRGDGTWQPASRLWQGRVSELSARDRVQPQPAWLAAQNLAGALRLDADGGVAEASLQPGRLEALGAALRWQAARWQAASGGTPQRIDVEATLDPLRVAPWLARFQPDMRWGGDLALQGRISLHSAGAVAGDVVIERAGGDLTLADDAGMESLGLTDLRVAASAQNGTWYFTQAVAGANLGVLAGSQALRPPAGATWPTAQTPLEGVLEWRVDNLAVWAPWVPPAWRLGGKLRTSAYFSGTLAEPGINGELVGSELAVRNLLQGIDARNGSLTLQLRGTEATLQQLRLQGGDGTLSATGRATLGAKPTVQLKVLADRFTALGRLDRRIVTSGSADVGFEGDRLKVDGRFGIDEGLIDFSRGDAPSLDGDVVVVRRRGDAPITPDEAAAAKRAAAPTPAPAMNADVRVEVSMGEQLKLKGRGIDTRLKGRVTVTTPGGQLAVNGAVRTESGTYAAYGQKLEIERGIVRFDGPVENPRLEIVAIRPNLDVAVGVQIGGTALNPRVRLFSDPDMADMDKLSWLLLGRAPDGLARTDTALLQRAAMALIAGDGPSRTGDLMKSIGLDDLSVRQEETGTTKDTIVSLGKQISQRVYLGYEHGVNSAAGNWQLIYRAAQRFTLRAQAGADTAVDVIWTWRWN; translated from the coding sequence ATGGCCACCGACCTGCCGCCTGACGCCCCCCGCACGCCCCCGCCCACCCCCGCCCCACGACTGCGCACGCTGCGCGGCACCGCCTGGCGCTGGGCGCTGCTGAGCCTGCTGGCCCTGCTGGTGCTGCTGGGCCTGGCCGTGGCCGGCGCGGCCTGGCTGCTGCGCACACCGGCCGGCAACGCCTGGGTGCTGGGCCGTGTGCCCGGCCTGGTGGTGCAGCAGCCGCAAGGCGTGTTCAGCGGCGGGCCCTACGCCACGCCGCGCCTGAGCTACACCGGGGCCGACGGCCTGCAGGTGACCATCGAGAACCTGCGCTGGCAAGACCTGCGCTGGCGCTTCCGCCCCAGCGAGGGCACCTTGCTAGGCCTGGTGCTGCAGGCGCCGCAGGCCGACCGCGTGGTGGTGCGCACCGCACCCACGCCCGAGCCGCCGCCGGCCCAGCCGCCGCTGCAGCGCCCGGGCAGCCTGCGCCTGCCGCTGGAGCTGCAGGTGCAGAACCTGGCGGTGGGCAGCGTGCTGGTGGACGACCAGCCCGCCATCACCGATGTGGCGGCCAGCCTGCACCTGGGGGCCGACCGCAACCGCAGCCACCTGCTGCAGGGCCTGCGCCTGACGCGCGACGGCCTGCAGCTGTCGGCCGATGGCCGCATTGGCACGCAGGACGACATGGCCGTGCAGATGCAGGCGGCGTTGCGCTCGGCGCCGGACAGCAGCTTTCCCGTGGAAGCCGATGTGCAGGCCAATGGGCCGCTGGACCGCATCGGCCTGACGGCCGCCCTGCGCGCCACCGGCACCGACGGCGCAGCCCAGGCCACGCCGGGCAAGGTGGACCTGCAGGCCACCGTCACCCCGTTCGCCGCCTGGCCGCTGGGCACGCTGACCGCCCGGCTGCAGGCACTCGACCTGGCGCCGCTGGCGAACGGCCTGCCCACCACCCGCCTGGACGGCGACGTGCGCGTGGACAGCGCCGGCGCCAACCAGCCCGCCGAGATCACGCTGCAGCTGACCAACGGCCTGCCCGGCCGCTGGGACGAAATGCGGCTGCCGCTGCAGGGCTTGCAGCTCACGCTGCAAGGCACGCCTTCGGACCGCAGCACGCTGTCCTTCACCCGGCTGCAGGCCGACCTGCCGGCCGCCGGCCGCGTGGAAGGCAGCGGCCGCTGGCAGGCCGACGCGCTGCAGCTCGACCTGCAGCTGGCGGGCGTGCAGCCGGCGCAGCTGGACGCCCGCGCCGCTGCGATGACGGTGAGCGGCCCGCTGGCGCTGTCGGTGCGTGGCCTGCCATCGCCCGATGGCAGCCCGGCCCCGGCCGGCGCGCCGCTGGTGGCCGCGCTGCGCGGCACGCTGGACGGCCGCCTGGCCCAGCCCCAGGCCCCGCGCGCCAGGGTGGTGGTGGACGCGGAGGTGACCCGCCAGCCCAACGGCCAGCTGCTGGCCGAGGTGAACCAGCTGCAGGCCAGCGCCGGCGCCGCCCGTGCGCAGGCCAAGGCCCGCTTCGAGATGGCGCCGGCCGGCGCCTGGTCGCTGGACACCAGCGGCAGCTTCACCGCCTTCGACCCCACGCCGTGGATCCCGGGCCCCGCCGGTTCGGCCTGGCGCAAGGGCCCGCACAAGCTGGACGGCCACTGGAAGGCCAACGCCAACCTGCCCGCCACGGCCGCTGCCCACACGCCGCTGCTGCAGGCCGTGCGCGGCACCGCCGACCTGGCGCTGCGCAACAGCCTGCTGGCCGGCGTGCCGCTGGACGGCACGCTGAACTGGAAGGCCACCGGCGTGCAGCAGCTGAGTGCCCGCCTCGATGCCGCCGGCAACCGCCTGGAACTGGAAGGCCAGACCGGCGGCGCCCCCGCCGCCGACCGCTGGCAGGGCCGCCTGGACGCACCGGCGCTGGCCGCGCTGGCACCGCTGGGCGGGCTGAGCCCCGCGCTGCAGGCCTGGATGCCCAAGGCCGGCACCGCCGAAGGCCGCTTCCAGCTGCAGGGCCGCTGGCCGGCGTTGCAGACCGACGGCAACCTGCAGGTCAACGGCCTGGTGACCGGGGATGCGCGGCTGCAGCGCCTGGTGGCTTCGTGGCAGGCCTCGGCCGATGCCAATGCGCCGCTGTCGCTCGACCTGCAGGCGCAAGGCCTGGCGCAGGGCGTGCAACGCCTGGACAACCTCAAGGCCGTGATCGACGGCAGCCTGGCCCGCCACCGCTTCTCGCTGGAAGCCGACAGCCCGGTGCGCCCACCGGCCTGGGCCGACGTGGCCGAAGCCCGCCGGACCCCGCGCGGCGCCGCCGGCACGGCGGGCACCGCGCTGCTGCTGCGCGGCGACGGCACCTGGCAGCCGGCCAGCCGGCTGTGGCAGGGCCGCGTGTCCGAACTCAGCGCCCGCGACCGCGTGCAGCCGCAGCCCGCCTGGCTGGCCGCGCAAAACCTGGCCGGCGCGCTGCGGCTGGACGCCGACGGCGGCGTGGCCGAAGCCTCGCTGCAACCCGGCCGGCTGGAAGCCCTGGGCGCTGCCTTGCGCTGGCAGGCCGCGCGCTGGCAGGCGGCCAGCGGCGGCACGCCGCAGCGCATCGACGTGGAGGCCACGCTCGACCCGCTGCGCGTGGCGCCGTGGCTGGCCCGCTTCCAGCCCGACATGCGCTGGGGCGGCGACCTGGCCCTGCAAGGCCGCATCTCGCTGCACAGCGCCGGCGCGGTGGCCGGCGACGTGGTGATCGAGCGGGCCGGCGGCGACCTGACGCTGGCCGACGACGCCGGCATGGAGTCGCTGGGCCTGACCGACCTGCGCGTGGCGGCTTCGGCCCAGAACGGCACCTGGTACTTCACCCAGGCCGTGGCCGGCGCCAACCTGGGCGTGCTGGCCGGCTCGCAGGCGCTGCGGCCGCCGGCCGGCGCCACCTGGCCCACGGCGCAGACGCCGCTGGAAGGCGTGCTGGAGTGGCGGGTGGACAACCTGGCGGTGTGGGCGCCCTGGGTGCCGCCGGCCTGGCGCCTGGGCGGCAAGCTGCGCACCAGCGCCTATTTCAGCGGCACGCTGGCCGAGCCCGGCATCAATGGCGAGCTGGTGGGCAGCGAGCTGGCGGTGCGCAACCTGCTGCAGGGCATCGACGCCCGCAACGGCAGCTTGACCCTGCAACTTCGGGGCACCGAGGCCACGCTGCAGCAGCTGCGGCTACAGGGCGGCGACGGCACGCTGAGCGCCACCGGCCGTGCCACGCTGGGTGCAAAGCCGACGGTCCAGCTCAAGGTGCTGGCCGACCGCTTCACCGCGCTCGGTCGGCTGGACCGCCGCATCGTCACCAGCGGCAGCGCCGACGTCGGCTTCGAAGGCGACCGGCTCAAGGTGGATGGCCGCTTCGGCATCGACGAAGGCCTGATCGACTTCTCACGCGGGGACGCGCCCAGCCTGGACGGCGACGTGGTGGTGGTGCGCCGCCGCGGCGATGCGCCGATCACGCCCGACGAGGCGGCCGCCGCCAAGCGCGCCGCGGCGCCGACGCCGGCCCCGGCGATGAATGCCGACGTGCGGGTGGAGGTGTCCATGGGCGAGCAGCTCAAGCTCAAGGGCCGCGGCATCGACACCCGGCTGAAGGGTCGCGTCACCGTCACCACGCCGGGCGGCCAGCTGGCGGTGAACGGCGCCGTGCGCACCGAGTCGGGCACCTACGCGGCCTATGGTCAGAAGCTGGAGATCGAGCGCGGCATCGTGCGCTTCGACGGCCCGGTGGAGAACCCGCGGCTGGAGATCGTGGCCATCCGGCCCAACCTCGATGTCGCGGTGGGTGTGCAGATCGGCGGCACGGCGCTGAACCCGCGGGTGCGCCTGTTCAGCGACCCCGACATGGCCGACATGGACAAGCTGTCGTGGCTGCTGCTGGGCCGCGCGCCCGACGGCCTGGCCCGCACCGACACCGCACTGCTGCAGCGCGCCGCGATGGCCCTGATCGCCGGCGACGGCCCCTCACGCACCGGCGACCTGATGAAGAGCATCGGCCTGGATGACCTGTCCGTGCGGCAGGAGGAAACCGGCACCACCAAGGACACCATCGTGTCGCTGGGCAAGCAGATCTCGCAACGGGTGTACCTGGGCTACGAGCACGGCGTCAACAGCGCCGCCGGCAACTGGCAGCTGATCTACCGCGCCGCCCAGCGCTTCACGCTGCGGGCGCAGGCGGGTGCCGACACAGCCGTCGATGTGATCTGGACCTGGCGGTGGAACTGA